In Rattus rattus isolate New Zealand chromosome 3, Rrattus_CSIRO_v1, whole genome shotgun sequence, one genomic interval encodes:
- the Mynn gene encoding myoneurin isoform X4: MEDFAFIASPSSTEISSITGNIELNQQTCLLTLRDYNNREKSEVSTDSVQANPKQRALTKKSSQSKKKKKAFNSQNPGRAKALQHHSSVSESASVELFLDANKLSPPAVEQVIHGNDTSELELTSVVENTFPAQDIVQTVTVKRKRRKSQSHCALKEHSMSNIASVKSPYELENAGEELDPRYSKAKPMCNTCGKVFSEASSLRRHMRIHKGVKPYVCHLCGKAFTQCNQLKTHVRTHTGERPYKCELCDKGFAQKCQLVFHSRMHHGEEKPYKCDVCNLQFATSSNLKIHARKHSGEKPYVCDRCGQRFAQASTLTYHVRRHTGEKPYVCDTCGKAFAVSSSLITHSRKHTGERPFICELCGNSYTDIKNLKKHKTKVHSGTDKNADCSVDDHAVSEQDSIQRSPLSETLDVKPSDMTLPLALPLGTEDHHMLLPVTDSQSPTSDTLLRSTVNGYSEPQLIFLQQLY; the protein is encoded by the exons atggAGGATTTCGCCTTCATTGCTAGTCCCTCTTCTACAGAAATATCTAGTATTACGGGGAACATCGAGTTGAATCAACAGACCTGTCTTCTTACTCTTCGAGATTATAACAATCGGGAGAAATCAGAAGTCTCCACAGACTCAGTTCAGGCAAACCCTAAACAACGGGCATTGACAAAGAAATCGTctcaaagtaaaaagaagaaaaaggccttcaattcccagaacccagggcGAGCTAAAGCACTGCAACACCACAGTAGTGTTTCAGAGAGTGCGTCTGTCGAGTTATTCCTGGATGCGAACAAGTTGTCCCCACCTGCAGTAGAACAAGTCATTCACGGAAATGACACTTCAGAACTTGAGTTGACCTCAGTTGTGGAGAATACTTTTCCTGCACAAGATATTGTGCAAACTGTTACAGTCAAACGGAAACGTCGAAAATCACAGTCACATTGTGCCCTGAAAGAACACTCCATGTCTAACATAGCCAGTGTAAAGAGTCCGTATGAGCTGGAGAACGCCGGGGAAGAGCTGGACCCAAGGTATTCCAAGGCCAAGCCAATGTGTAACACGTGTGGGAAGGTGTTTTCAGAAGCCAGCAGCCTGAGAAGGCACATGAGAATACACAAAGGAGTCAAGCCGTATGTCTGCCACTTGTGTGGAAAGGCGTTTACCCAGTGCAACCAGCTGAAAACTCATGTGAGGACTCACACAG GGGAAAGGCCATATAAATGTGAACTGTGTGATAAAGGATTTGCTCAGAAATGCCAGCTGGTCTTCCATAGTCGCATGCATCATGGTGAGGAAAAACCCTATAAATGTGATGTGTGCAATTTACAGTTTGCAACTTCTAGCAATCTCAAGATTCATGCAAG GAAACACAGTGGAGAAAAGCCATATGTCTGTGATAGGTGTGGGCAGAGATTTGCCCAGGCCAGCACCCTGACCTATCATGTCCGCAGGCACACTGGAGAAAAGCCTTACGTGTGCGACACCTGCGGAAAGGCCTTTGCCGTCTCTAGCTCTCTCATCACTCATTCTCGGAAACACACAG GAGAACGACCATTTATCTGTGAATTATGTGGAAATTCTTACACTGACATTAAAAACTTAAAGAAGCATAAAACAAAGGTCCATTCTG gTACAGATAAAAATGCAGATTGCAGTGTAGATGACCATGCTGTAAGTGAACAAGACTCCATACAGAGAAGTCCTTTGTCAGAAACGCTAGATGTGAAGCCTTCTGATATGACTCTACCCTTAGCGCTTCCTCTTGGGACTGAGGACCACCATATGCTTCTACCTGTCACGGATAGTCAGTCTCCTACATCAGACACACTGCTGAGGTCAACTGTGAATGGATATTCGGAACCACAGTTGATTTTTTTACAACAATTATATTGA
- the Mynn gene encoding myoneurin isoform X3 yields MEDFAFIASPSSTEISSITGNIELNQQTCLLTLRDYNNREKSEVSTDSVQANPKQRALTKKSSQSKKKKKAFNSQNPGRAKALQHHSSVSESASVELFLDANKLSPPAVEQVIHGNDTSELELTSVVENTFPAQDIVQTVTVKRKRRKSQSHCALKEHSMSNIASVKSPYELENAGEELDPRYSKAKPMCNTCGKVFSEASSLRRHMRIHKGVKPYVCHLCGKAFTQCNQLKTHVRTHTGERPYKCELCDKGFAQKCQLVFHSRMHHGEEKPYKCDVCNLQFATSSNLKIHARKHSGEKPYVCDRCGQRFAQASTLTYHVRRHTGEKPYVCDTCGKAFAVSSSLITHSRKHTGEKPYICGICGKSFISSGELNKHFRSHTGERPFICELCGNSYTDIKNLKKHKTKVHSGTDKNADCSVDDHAVSEQDSIQRSPLSETLDVKPSDMTLPLALPLGTEDHHMLLPVTDSQSPTSDTLLRSTVNGYSEPQLIFLQQLY; encoded by the exons atggAGGATTTCGCCTTCATTGCTAGTCCCTCTTCTACAGAAATATCTAGTATTACGGGGAACATCGAGTTGAATCAACAGACCTGTCTTCTTACTCTTCGAGATTATAACAATCGGGAGAAATCAGAAGTCTCCACAGACTCAGTTCAGGCAAACCCTAAACAACGGGCATTGACAAAGAAATCGTctcaaagtaaaaagaagaaaaaggccttcaattcccagaacccagggcGAGCTAAAGCACTGCAACACCACAGTAGTGTTTCAGAGAGTGCGTCTGTCGAGTTATTCCTGGATGCGAACAAGTTGTCCCCACCTGCAGTAGAACAAGTCATTCACGGAAATGACACTTCAGAACTTGAGTTGACCTCAGTTGTGGAGAATACTTTTCCTGCACAAGATATTGTGCAAACTGTTACAGTCAAACGGAAACGTCGAAAATCACAGTCACATTGTGCCCTGAAAGAACACTCCATGTCTAACATAGCCAGTGTAAAGAGTCCGTATGAGCTGGAGAACGCCGGGGAAGAGCTGGACCCAAGGTATTCCAAGGCCAAGCCAATGTGTAACACGTGTGGGAAGGTGTTTTCAGAAGCCAGCAGCCTGAGAAGGCACATGAGAATACACAAAGGAGTCAAGCCGTATGTCTGCCACTTGTGTGGAAAGGCGTTTACCCAGTGCAACCAGCTGAAAACTCATGTGAGGACTCACACAG GGGAAAGGCCATATAAATGTGAACTGTGTGATAAAGGATTTGCTCAGAAATGCCAGCTGGTCTTCCATAGTCGCATGCATCATGGTGAGGAAAAACCCTATAAATGTGATGTGTGCAATTTACAGTTTGCAACTTCTAGCAATCTCAAGATTCATGCAAG GAAACACAGTGGAGAAAAGCCATATGTCTGTGATAGGTGTGGGCAGAGATTTGCCCAGGCCAGCACCCTGACCTATCATGTCCGCAGGCACACTGGAGAAAAGCCTTACGTGTGCGACACCTGCGGAAAGGCCTTTGCCGTCTCTAGCTCTCTCATCACTCATTCTCGGAAACACACAG GTGAAAAACCATACATATGTGGTATTTGTGGGAAAAGTTTTATCTCCTCAGGAGAGCTCAACAAACACTTtcgatcccatacag GAGAACGACCATTTATCTGTGAATTATGTGGAAATTCTTACACTGACATTAAAAACTTAAAGAAGCATAAAACAAAGGTCCATTCTG gTACAGATAAAAATGCAGATTGCAGTGTAGATGACCATGCTGTAAGTGAACAAGACTCCATACAGAGAAGTCCTTTGTCAGAAACGCTAGATGTGAAGCCTTCTGATATGACTCTACCCTTAGCGCTTCCTCTTGGGACTGAGGACCACCATATGCTTCTACCTGTCACGGATAGTCAGTCTCCTACATCAGACACACTGCTGAGGTCAACTGTGAATGGATATTCGGAACCACAGTTGATTTTTTTACAACAATTATATTGA
- the Mynn gene encoding myoneurin isoform X2, with product MQYSHHCEHLLERLNKQREAGFLCDCTIVIGEFQFKAHRNVLASFSEYFGAIYRSTSENNVFLDQSQVKADGFQKLLEFIYTGTLNLDSWNVKEIHQAADYLKVEEVVTKCKIKMEDFAFIASPSSTEISSITGNIELNQQTCLLTLRDYNNREKSEVSTDSVQANPKQRALTKKSSQSKKKKKAFNSQNPGRAKALQHHSSVSESASVELFLDANKLSPPAVEQVIHGNDTSELELTSVVENTFPAQDIVQTVTVKRKRRKSQSHCALKEHSMSNIASVKSPYELENAGEELDPRYSKAKPMCNTCGKVFSEASSLRRHMRIHKGVKPYVCHLCGKAFTQCNQLKTHVRTHTGERPYKCELCDKGFAQKCQLVFHSRMHHGEEKPYKCDVCNLQFATSSNLKIHARKHSGEKPYVCDRCGQRFAQASTLTYHVRRHTGEKPYVCDTCGKAFAVSSSLITHSRKHTGERPFICELCGNSYTDIKNLKKHKTKVHSGTDKNADCSVDDHAVSEQDSIQRSPLSETLDVKPSDMTLPLALPLGTEDHHMLLPVTDSQSPTSDTLLRSTVNGYSEPQLIFLQQLY from the exons ATGCAGTATTCACACCACTGTGAGCACCTTTTAGAGAGACTGAATAAACAACGAGAAGCAGGATTTCTTTGTGACTGTACCATAGTGATTGGAGAATTCCAGTTCAAGGCGCATAGGAATGTGCTTGCCTCCTTTAGTGAGTATTTTGGTGCGATCTACAGAAGCACTTCTGAGAACAATGTTTTTCTTGATCAGAGTCAGGTGAAGGCTGACGGATTTCAGAAACTGTTGGAGTTTATATATACAGGAACTTTAAATCTCGACAG TTGGAATGTTAAGGAAATCCACCAGGCTGCTGACTATCTCAAAGTAGAAGAGGTAGTAacgaaatgtaaaataaagatggAGGATTTCGCCTTCATTGCTAGTCCCTCTTCTACAGAAATATCTAGTATTACGGGGAACATCGAGTTGAATCAACAGACCTGTCTTCTTACTCTTCGAGATTATAACAATCGGGAGAAATCAGAAGTCTCCACAGACTCAGTTCAGGCAAACCCTAAACAACGGGCATTGACAAAGAAATCGTctcaaagtaaaaagaagaaaaaggccttcaattcccagaacccagggcGAGCTAAAGCACTGCAACACCACAGTAGTGTTTCAGAGAGTGCGTCTGTCGAGTTATTCCTGGATGCGAACAAGTTGTCCCCACCTGCAGTAGAACAAGTCATTCACGGAAATGACACTTCAGAACTTGAGTTGACCTCAGTTGTGGAGAATACTTTTCCTGCACAAGATATTGTGCAAACTGTTACAGTCAAACGGAAACGTCGAAAATCACAGTCACATTGTGCCCTGAAAGAACACTCCATGTCTAACATAGCCAGTGTAAAGAGTCCGTATGAGCTGGAGAACGCCGGGGAAGAGCTGGACCCAAGGTATTCCAAGGCCAAGCCAATGTGTAACACGTGTGGGAAGGTGTTTTCAGAAGCCAGCAGCCTGAGAAGGCACATGAGAATACACAAAGGAGTCAAGCCGTATGTCTGCCACTTGTGTGGAAAGGCGTTTACCCAGTGCAACCAGCTGAAAACTCATGTGAGGACTCACACAG GGGAAAGGCCATATAAATGTGAACTGTGTGATAAAGGATTTGCTCAGAAATGCCAGCTGGTCTTCCATAGTCGCATGCATCATGGTGAGGAAAAACCCTATAAATGTGATGTGTGCAATTTACAGTTTGCAACTTCTAGCAATCTCAAGATTCATGCAAG GAAACACAGTGGAGAAAAGCCATATGTCTGTGATAGGTGTGGGCAGAGATTTGCCCAGGCCAGCACCCTGACCTATCATGTCCGCAGGCACACTGGAGAAAAGCCTTACGTGTGCGACACCTGCGGAAAGGCCTTTGCCGTCTCTAGCTCTCTCATCACTCATTCTCGGAAACACACAG GAGAACGACCATTTATCTGTGAATTATGTGGAAATTCTTACACTGACATTAAAAACTTAAAGAAGCATAAAACAAAGGTCCATTCTG gTACAGATAAAAATGCAGATTGCAGTGTAGATGACCATGCTGTAAGTGAACAAGACTCCATACAGAGAAGTCCTTTGTCAGAAACGCTAGATGTGAAGCCTTCTGATATGACTCTACCCTTAGCGCTTCCTCTTGGGACTGAGGACCACCATATGCTTCTACCTGTCACGGATAGTCAGTCTCCTACATCAGACACACTGCTGAGGTCAACTGTGAATGGATATTCGGAACCACAGTTGATTTTTTTACAACAATTATATTGA
- the Mynn gene encoding myoneurin isoform X1 translates to MQYSHHCEHLLERLNKQREAGFLCDCTIVIGEFQFKAHRNVLASFSEYFGAIYRSTSENNVFLDQSQVKADGFQKLLEFIYTGTLNLDSWNVKEIHQAADYLKVEEVVTKCKIKMEDFAFIASPSSTEISSITGNIELNQQTCLLTLRDYNNREKSEVSTDSVQANPKQRALTKKSSQSKKKKKAFNSQNPGRAKALQHHSSVSESASVELFLDANKLSPPAVEQVIHGNDTSELELTSVVENTFPAQDIVQTVTVKRKRRKSQSHCALKEHSMSNIASVKSPYELENAGEELDPRYSKAKPMCNTCGKVFSEASSLRRHMRIHKGVKPYVCHLCGKAFTQCNQLKTHVRTHTGERPYKCELCDKGFAQKCQLVFHSRMHHGEEKPYKCDVCNLQFATSSNLKIHARKHSGEKPYVCDRCGQRFAQASTLTYHVRRHTGEKPYVCDTCGKAFAVSSSLITHSRKHTGEKPYICGICGKSFISSGELNKHFRSHTGERPFICELCGNSYTDIKNLKKHKTKVHSGTDKNADCSVDDHAVSEQDSIQRSPLSETLDVKPSDMTLPLALPLGTEDHHMLLPVTDSQSPTSDTLLRSTVNGYSEPQLIFLQQLY, encoded by the exons ATGCAGTATTCACACCACTGTGAGCACCTTTTAGAGAGACTGAATAAACAACGAGAAGCAGGATTTCTTTGTGACTGTACCATAGTGATTGGAGAATTCCAGTTCAAGGCGCATAGGAATGTGCTTGCCTCCTTTAGTGAGTATTTTGGTGCGATCTACAGAAGCACTTCTGAGAACAATGTTTTTCTTGATCAGAGTCAGGTGAAGGCTGACGGATTTCAGAAACTGTTGGAGTTTATATATACAGGAACTTTAAATCTCGACAG TTGGAATGTTAAGGAAATCCACCAGGCTGCTGACTATCTCAAAGTAGAAGAGGTAGTAacgaaatgtaaaataaagatggAGGATTTCGCCTTCATTGCTAGTCCCTCTTCTACAGAAATATCTAGTATTACGGGGAACATCGAGTTGAATCAACAGACCTGTCTTCTTACTCTTCGAGATTATAACAATCGGGAGAAATCAGAAGTCTCCACAGACTCAGTTCAGGCAAACCCTAAACAACGGGCATTGACAAAGAAATCGTctcaaagtaaaaagaagaaaaaggccttcaattcccagaacccagggcGAGCTAAAGCACTGCAACACCACAGTAGTGTTTCAGAGAGTGCGTCTGTCGAGTTATTCCTGGATGCGAACAAGTTGTCCCCACCTGCAGTAGAACAAGTCATTCACGGAAATGACACTTCAGAACTTGAGTTGACCTCAGTTGTGGAGAATACTTTTCCTGCACAAGATATTGTGCAAACTGTTACAGTCAAACGGAAACGTCGAAAATCACAGTCACATTGTGCCCTGAAAGAACACTCCATGTCTAACATAGCCAGTGTAAAGAGTCCGTATGAGCTGGAGAACGCCGGGGAAGAGCTGGACCCAAGGTATTCCAAGGCCAAGCCAATGTGTAACACGTGTGGGAAGGTGTTTTCAGAAGCCAGCAGCCTGAGAAGGCACATGAGAATACACAAAGGAGTCAAGCCGTATGTCTGCCACTTGTGTGGAAAGGCGTTTACCCAGTGCAACCAGCTGAAAACTCATGTGAGGACTCACACAG GGGAAAGGCCATATAAATGTGAACTGTGTGATAAAGGATTTGCTCAGAAATGCCAGCTGGTCTTCCATAGTCGCATGCATCATGGTGAGGAAAAACCCTATAAATGTGATGTGTGCAATTTACAGTTTGCAACTTCTAGCAATCTCAAGATTCATGCAAG GAAACACAGTGGAGAAAAGCCATATGTCTGTGATAGGTGTGGGCAGAGATTTGCCCAGGCCAGCACCCTGACCTATCATGTCCGCAGGCACACTGGAGAAAAGCCTTACGTGTGCGACACCTGCGGAAAGGCCTTTGCCGTCTCTAGCTCTCTCATCACTCATTCTCGGAAACACACAG GTGAAAAACCATACATATGTGGTATTTGTGGGAAAAGTTTTATCTCCTCAGGAGAGCTCAACAAACACTTtcgatcccatacag GAGAACGACCATTTATCTGTGAATTATGTGGAAATTCTTACACTGACATTAAAAACTTAAAGAAGCATAAAACAAAGGTCCATTCTG gTACAGATAAAAATGCAGATTGCAGTGTAGATGACCATGCTGTAAGTGAACAAGACTCCATACAGAGAAGTCCTTTGTCAGAAACGCTAGATGTGAAGCCTTCTGATATGACTCTACCCTTAGCGCTTCCTCTTGGGACTGAGGACCACCATATGCTTCTACCTGTCACGGATAGTCAGTCTCCTACATCAGACACACTGCTGAGGTCAACTGTGAATGGATATTCGGAACCACAGTTGATTTTTTTACAACAATTATATTGA